In Bacteroides coprosuis DSM 18011, the following are encoded in one genomic region:
- a CDS encoding DJ-1 family protein (COGs: COG0693 Putative intracellular protease/amidase~InterPro IPR006287:IPR002818~KEGG: bfs:BF3736 putative thiamine biosynthesis-like protein~PFAM: ThiJ/PfpI~SPTR: ThiJ/PfpI family protein;~TIGRFAM: DJ-1~IMG reference gene:2504105804~PFAM: DJ-1/PfpI family~TIGRFAM: DJ-1 family protein) translates to MIYLFLADGFEEIEALTIVDVLRRANLQVKTVSVTDSLTVKGAHGISVISDALFGNCSFDKVKALVLPGGMPGAETLGKHKGLTELLKEYHNTDTVLAAICAAPMVFGQLGLLKGKKAVAYPGFEPKLEGASIQNDLVVVDGKIITGKGPAAALPFALKLAEVLASKETANQLRKDMCVE, encoded by the coding sequence ATGATTTATTTATTTTTAGCAGATGGTTTTGAAGAAATTGAAGCACTTACTATTGTTGATGTTTTAAGACGTGCTAATCTTCAAGTGAAAACAGTGAGCGTTACAGATAGCTTAACCGTAAAAGGTGCACATGGTATATCTGTGATTAGTGATGCTCTATTTGGTAATTGCTCATTTGATAAAGTAAAGGCTCTTGTTTTACCGGGTGGTATGCCTGGAGCAGAGACTCTTGGTAAACATAAAGGTCTTACAGAGTTGTTAAAGGAATATCACAATACTGATACTGTATTGGCTGCTATCTGTGCAGCACCTATGGTCTTCGGGCAGTTGGGTTTATTAAAAGGGAAAAAGGCTGTAGCTTATCCTGGATTCGAACCCAAACTAGAAGGAGCTTCTATTCAGAATGATCTAGTTGTGGTTGATGGAAAGATTATTACAGGTAAAGGTCCTGCTGCTGCATTGCCTTTTGCTTTAAAATTAGCAGAAGTTTTAGCAAGTAAAGAAACAGCTAATCAACTTCGCAAAGATATGTGTGTTGAATGA
- a CDS encoding TonB family protein (InterPro IPR006260~KEGG: bfs:BF3737 putative TonB exported protein~SPTR: Putative TonB exported protein;~TIGRFAM: TonB, C-terminal~IMG reference gene:2504105805~PFAM: Gram-negative bacterial tonB protein~TIGRFAM: TonB family C-terminal domain) has translation MKTKEKGRIIGAIGAILVHLLLIGFLVWFTIVIPEPDEESGVPILMGQVDYAIGGERVDHYVDVDVLPEEPKVEPIPVETEEIKQELITQDVEETVALEPKKEKEKPKEKTPEELAVEAKKKEQERLERERKEAEEAKKREEQRIAKEQKAAEEAARRRVAGAFGKGAQMDGTNTASEKVKNAFDGIPSTATSSSGQSGYGTFDLGGRSIGKGGLPRPVYDVPEEGKVVVTITVNPEGKVISTSINKLTNTVSPQLRRAAEQAAKKAEFNRINGVDNQIGSITYYFNLK, from the coding sequence ATGAAGACAAAAGAGAAAGGTCGCATAATTGGTGCTATTGGTGCAATCCTTGTCCATTTACTCCTAATTGGGTTTTTGGTGTGGTTTACTATTGTAATACCTGAACCCGATGAAGAGAGTGGGGTTCCTATACTTATGGGACAAGTGGACTATGCTATTGGTGGGGAACGTGTGGATCACTATGTTGATGTGGATGTTCTACCTGAAGAGCCCAAAGTAGAACCAATACCAGTGGAGACTGAAGAGATAAAGCAAGAGTTAATCACTCAAGATGTGGAGGAAACTGTTGCTTTGGAACCCAAAAAAGAAAAAGAGAAGCCTAAAGAAAAAACTCCCGAAGAGTTGGCTGTTGAAGCTAAGAAGAAAGAGCAGGAACGTTTAGAACGTGAACGTAAAGAGGCGGAAGAGGCTAAAAAAAGAGAAGAGCAGAGAATAGCAAAAGAGCAAAAAGCTGCAGAAGAAGCTGCTCGTAGACGTGTTGCTGGAGCCTTTGGTAAAGGTGCACAAATGGATGGCACAAATACCGCTTCAGAAAAAGTAAAAAATGCTTTTGATGGCATACCTTCCACTGCTACTTCTTCAAGTGGACAATCTGGATATGGAACCTTTGATTTAGGAGGACGTTCCATTGGTAAAGGGGGGTTACCCAGACCAGTGTACGATGTTCCTGAAGAGGGGAAAGTAGTAGTTACAATTACCGTAAACCCCGAAGGAAAGGTAATATCAACAAGCATAAATAAACTTACGAATACCGTTAGTCCTCAGCTAAGACGTGCTGCGGAACAAGCAGCAAAGAAAGCAGAGTTTAACAGAATTAATGGAGTTGATAATCAGATAGGCTCAATTACATATTACTTTAATCTAAAATAA
- a CDS encoding Biopolymer transport protein ExbD/TolR (COGs: COG0848 Biopolymer transport protein~InterPro IPR003400~KEGG: bfs:BF3738 putative tansport-like protein~PFAM: Biopolymer transport protein ExbD/TolR~SPTR: Putative biopolymer transport protein ExbD;~IMG reference gene:2504105806~PFAM: Biopolymer transport protein ExbD/TolR) — MLKRRTKISPSFSMASMTDVIFLLLIFFMITSTVVSPNAIKVLLPQGKQQTSAKPLTRVIIDKDLNFYAAFGNEKEQMLEVDDLPVFLQECALREPEMYVALYADEAVPYREIVKVLNIANENQFKMVLATRPPEGR, encoded by the coding sequence ATGTTAAAAAGAAGAACAAAAATATCTCCGAGCTTTAGTATGGCTTCCATGACCGATGTAATCTTTCTATTGCTGATATTCTTTATGATTACATCTACTGTGGTTTCTCCTAATGCTATTAAAGTATTATTGCCACAAGGAAAACAGCAAACGTCAGCTAAGCCATTGACTCGTGTGATAATAGACAAAGACTTAAACTTCTATGCAGCTTTTGGAAATGAAAAAGAACAAATGCTAGAGGTGGATGATTTGCCTGTCTTTTTACAAGAGTGTGCGTTGAGAGAACCCGAAATGTATGTTGCTCTTTATGCCGATGAAGCGGTGCCTTATAGAGAAATTGTAAAGGTACTCAATATCGCAAATGAGAACCAGTTTAAAATGGTTTTAGCAACTCGCCCTCCAGAAGGAAGATAA